A genome region from Fodinibius salicampi includes the following:
- a CDS encoding vWA domain-containing protein: MSWANPQWLWLLLLLIPVIGYQLWKYLGNRNPTLTFSNTSTLSELSGSWKNYGIYLAPLFQCIAFILVVCALARPQYQNTTVERNAEGIDIVLTLDISTSMKAEDLKPNRLEAAKNVASDFIDQRVSDRIGLVLFARQSFTAVPPTLDYDLLNRLLGEVEMGVVEDGTAIGMGIATAVNRLKESRAESKVIILLTDGQNNSGEIDPVTAAELALSHNIKIYTIGAGTRGTAPYPVQDPIFGNRYQNVEVNIDEEMLTEIANMTDGNYFRATDTENLQEIYDQINELEKTEIEEIIYTDYQDLYPRFLLPAVFLFILSIVSDRLIFRNAVE; this comes from the coding sequence ATGAGTTGGGCTAATCCACAATGGCTGTGGTTGCTTCTATTACTGATACCAGTCATTGGTTATCAGCTTTGGAAATATTTAGGTAACCGTAACCCTACTCTTACCTTTTCAAATACTTCCACCCTCAGTGAGCTATCCGGAAGTTGGAAAAACTACGGCATCTATCTTGCCCCGTTATTTCAATGCATTGCTTTTATTCTGGTCGTCTGTGCTCTGGCACGTCCCCAATACCAAAATACTACGGTGGAACGTAATGCCGAAGGGATAGATATCGTACTTACGCTTGATATATCTACTTCAATGAAAGCGGAAGATCTGAAACCCAATCGACTGGAAGCAGCCAAAAATGTAGCAAGTGATTTCATTGACCAGCGTGTTTCCGATCGCATAGGGTTGGTGCTTTTTGCCCGGCAAAGCTTCACGGCGGTCCCCCCCACCCTGGACTACGATTTGTTAAATCGGTTACTCGGTGAAGTTGAAATGGGAGTGGTGGAAGATGGAACAGCAATTGGTATGGGCATTGCTACCGCTGTCAACCGCCTCAAGGAAAGCCGTGCCGAGAGTAAGGTTATCATTCTATTAACCGACGGACAAAATAATTCCGGAGAAATTGATCCCGTTACCGCAGCAGAACTGGCTCTATCTCACAACATAAAGATTTATACCATTGGAGCCGGAACCCGGGGCACAGCTCCCTATCCTGTACAGGATCCCATATTTGGCAATCGCTATCAAAATGTGGAAGTAAACATTGATGAAGAGATGCTCACTGAAATTGCCAATATGACGGACGGCAATTATTTTCGCGCCACTGATACCGAAAACCTGCAGGAAATTTATGACCAGATTAATGAGCTTGAAAAAACCGAGATAGAAGAAATTATTTATACTGATTATCAGGATCTTTATCCCCGATTCCTGCTTCCAGCTGTATTCCTGTTTATACTGTCTATCGTTTCTGATCGCCTTATCTTCAGAAATGCTGTGGAGTAA
- a CDS encoding M23 family metallopeptidase, protein MIRAFSLGLLMITILCSCSKEPKKASPVEASSVIQPEDTVKALELEVDEFGLPIASVEIEEHTIERNESLYVIFDKLDFDPQEIYSISEKAKKIIDFKKIRPGQRYRTYFKEDSTEALSHLVWQPNSMEYVVFDWKQDSLNIYKAARPLYTKTEVTSGVINNSLYQTISHAGGSQLLAHKLSQVFAWQIDFFSIRKGDSFKTLYEKKYVDDEFYGTGDVLAAQIEHRGELFRAYYFSEDGVEGYYTEEGESVQKALLKAPFEYDHRISSPFSKNRMHPTLNRRRPHNGVDYAAPRGTPVLSTGDGTVTRAGYYGASGNMIRVKHNKTFETSYLHLNGFASGVHAGARVEQGQVIGYVGTTGRSTGPHLHYEVKRNSRAINPLTMDLPSSESIPDSLMDDFKVVRNAFDRQLNQVQQDTAETDRPVITLNDTFISNDAFDVGRTR, encoded by the coding sequence ATGATAAGGGCATTTTCTTTAGGGCTTCTCATGATAACCATTCTATGTTCTTGCTCGAAGGAACCGAAGAAGGCGAGCCCGGTAGAAGCTTCTTCAGTAATTCAACCAGAAGATACCGTTAAGGCTTTAGAATTGGAAGTTGATGAGTTTGGTTTACCTATTGCCAGTGTCGAAATCGAGGAGCATACGATAGAGCGAAATGAAAGTCTTTATGTCATTTTTGACAAGCTTGATTTTGATCCCCAAGAGATATATTCAATCAGCGAAAAGGCAAAAAAAATAATTGATTTCAAGAAAATTCGTCCGGGACAACGGTACCGCACTTATTTTAAAGAAGATAGCACCGAAGCACTTTCGCATTTGGTCTGGCAGCCTAATTCAATGGAATATGTGGTTTTTGACTGGAAACAGGATTCGCTGAATATATATAAAGCCGCTCGCCCTCTTTATACCAAAACTGAAGTTACCTCTGGAGTTATCAATAACTCGTTATATCAAACTATCAGTCACGCTGGGGGTAGTCAGCTTCTGGCCCATAAATTGTCTCAGGTTTTTGCCTGGCAAATTGATTTTTTTAGCATTCGTAAAGGAGATAGCTTTAAGACACTTTATGAAAAAAAGTATGTTGACGATGAATTTTATGGAACTGGAGATGTTTTAGCCGCTCAAATAGAGCATAGGGGGGAGCTATTCCGCGCTTACTATTTTTCCGAAGATGGAGTAGAAGGCTATTACACAGAAGAGGGGGAAAGTGTGCAAAAAGCTCTGTTGAAAGCTCCTTTTGAGTATGACCATCGCATTAGTTCACCTTTTTCGAAGAACAGAATGCACCCTACTTTAAACAGGCGCCGCCCACATAACGGTGTTGATTATGCTGCACCCAGGGGTACTCCTGTACTTTCAACTGGTGATGGAACGGTAACAAGAGCCGGATACTATGGAGCCAGCGGTAATATGATTCGGGTAAAGCATAATAAAACATTCGAAACCTCTTATTTGCATCTCAATGGATTTGCTAGCGGGGTACATGCCGGTGCCAGAGTAGAGCAGGGACAAGTTATAGGATATGTGGGAACGACCGGTCGCTCAACCGGACCGCACTTGCATTATGAAGTTAAAAGAAATAGCCGTGCCATTAATCCATTAACGATGGATTTACCTTCCTCAGAATCCATTCCTGATAGCTTAATGGATGACTTTAAGGTAGTTCGAAATGCCTTTGATCGTCAACTGAATCAAGTGCAGCAGGATACTGCTGAAACTGACCGTCCTGTAATTACTTTGAATGATACCTTCATTAGTAACGATGCATTCGACGTCGGAAGAACGCGATAA
- a CDS encoding DUF58 domain-containing protein translates to MISKEILQKVRKIEIRTKGMVNSIFGGEYQSAFKGRGMEFSEVREYIYGDDIRQIDWNVTARTGDLFIKKFEEEREQTLMLCVDISPSGVFGSRGQSKMELAIEICAVLAFSAIKNGDKVGLVLFTDEIEKVIPPKKGRLHVLRLIRELLTTEPEGNGTDISEALSYINRLLNRRAIIILASDFQDNQYDRQLKITNRKHDLVNIFINDKLEDDLPNLGLIPLKDAETGEEILVDTSSEKVRNEYRRKRRQQKEELRNQSLRRKIDMIEVETNASYIRPLIAFFRRRMHRY, encoded by the coding sequence ATGATTTCAAAAGAAATACTTCAAAAAGTCCGTAAAATTGAAATACGGACAAAAGGAATGGTTAACAGTATTTTCGGAGGTGAATATCAATCGGCCTTTAAAGGAAGGGGTATGGAATTTTCCGAGGTTCGAGAGTATATATATGGTGATGATATTCGCCAGATTGACTGGAATGTAACAGCCCGAACGGGAGATCTTTTCATTAAAAAATTTGAAGAGGAACGAGAGCAAACCCTCATGTTGTGCGTTGATATATCCCCAAGTGGTGTTTTCGGAAGTCGGGGTCAGAGTAAAATGGAACTTGCCATAGAGATATGCGCAGTTCTTGCTTTCAGCGCCATTAAGAATGGCGATAAGGTTGGATTGGTACTTTTCACAGATGAAATTGAAAAAGTAATTCCCCCTAAAAAAGGTCGGCTACATGTACTTCGTCTTATTCGAGAACTCCTCACAACTGAACCAGAGGGAAATGGAACGGATATTAGTGAGGCCCTGTCTTACATTAATCGCCTGCTAAACCGGCGGGCTATTATTATTCTAGCCAGTGATTTTCAGGATAATCAGTATGATCGCCAGCTGAAAATAACAAACCGTAAACACGATCTGGTAAATATATTTATCAATGATAAACTGGAGGATGATCTTCCCAATCTCGGACTTATTCCTTTAAAAGATGCTGAAACGGGAGAAGAAATCTTAGTAGATACCTCTAGTGAAAAAGTTCGTAATGAATATCGCAGAAAACGGCGGCAACAAAAAGAAGAATTGCGTAATCAATCCCTGCGCAGAAAAATCGACATGATCGAGGTTGAGACAAATGCGTCCTATATCCGTCCCCTTATCGCGTTCTTCCGACGTCGAATGCATCGTTACTAA
- the ald gene encoding alanine dehydrogenase has product MIIGVPKEIKTHENRVSLLPGGVLKLAKHGHEVLVEQGAGEGSGFFDKQYEDSGATIMEDIDELWEQSDMIMKVKEPIEVEYPRMREGQIIFTYFHFAASEALTEAVAKSRSIAIAYETVEEEDGTLPLLVPMSEVAGRMASQEGAKFLEKPEGGRGILLGGIPGVKPANVMVLGGGIVGVNAAKIAAGMGGNVTIMDISMPRLRYLDDVMSKNVDTMFSNEANIRSMLPHVDMIIGAVLKPGAKAPHLITRDMLSEMQKGTVLVDVAIDQGGCFETSKPTTHDNPVYKVDDVVHYCVANMPGAVPYTSTLGLTNVTLPYAVSLANKGWKQALKDEEELQKGLNIVDEKIVYKPVAEAFDMEYTAIEEVL; this is encoded by the coding sequence ATGATTATAGGTGTACCCAAAGAAATAAAGACTCATGAAAATCGCGTTTCCCTACTACCCGGAGGGGTATTGAAGTTAGCAAAACATGGACACGAAGTCTTAGTCGAACAGGGGGCCGGAGAAGGCAGCGGGTTCTTTGACAAACAGTATGAAGACTCGGGTGCTACCATTATGGAAGATATTGATGAGTTATGGGAGCAATCAGATATGATTATGAAGGTCAAGGAACCCATAGAAGTAGAATACCCGAGAATGAGGGAGGGGCAAATTATTTTTACTTACTTCCATTTTGCTGCAAGTGAGGCTCTGACAGAGGCTGTAGCTAAATCCCGAAGTATTGCTATTGCATATGAAACCGTTGAAGAAGAGGACGGTACGCTGCCGCTCTTGGTTCCAATGAGCGAAGTGGCCGGACGAATGGCCTCGCAGGAAGGCGCAAAATTTTTGGAAAAACCTGAAGGGGGGAGAGGTATTTTACTCGGAGGTATTCCAGGAGTTAAACCAGCCAATGTTATGGTGCTCGGCGGCGGAATTGTGGGTGTTAATGCTGCAAAAATTGCCGCCGGAATGGGGGGCAATGTAACCATTATGGACATTAGTATGCCACGATTACGTTATTTGGATGATGTTATGTCTAAGAATGTAGATACCATGTTTTCGAATGAAGCTAACATCAGAAGTATGCTTCCGCATGTGGATATGATAATTGGAGCGGTACTCAAGCCCGGGGCCAAAGCGCCTCATCTTATTACCAGAGATATGCTATCGGAGATGCAAAAAGGAACGGTATTGGTAGATGTTGCAATAGACCAAGGAGGATGTTTTGAAACTTCCAAACCTACGACGCACGATAATCCCGTCTACAAGGTAGATGATGTGGTACATTACTGTGTTGCTAATATGCCGGGTGCTGTTCCCTATACTTCTACACTGGGATTAACAAATGTAACCCTTCCATATGCTGTTTCTCTTGCGAATAAGGGCTGGAAACAGGCTTTGAAGGATGAAGAAGAGCTTCAAAAGGGACTAAATATTGTGGATGAAAAAATTGTGTACAAGCCGGTTGCAGAAGCATTTGATATGGAATATACTGCAATTGAAGAGGTACTGTGA
- a CDS encoding ParA family protein, protein MGKVISIANQKGGVGKTTTAINLAASLAAIEHTTLIIDIDPQSNTTSGLGIESKTVNNSVYEIMVGGVEAEDAIRETELPFLEIIPSHINLVGAEIEMIDRERRERILEKAISGLEEKYDFIIIDCPPSLGLLTINALTVSDSVIIPVQCEYFALEGLGQLLNTIKIVRQHLNTELEIEGVLLTMFDTRTRLSDQVADEVRKYFEDKVFEAVIARNVRLAEAPSFGKPALLYDSTSRGAKNYLALAREIIHRNKNLFKNSPVFANS, encoded by the coding sequence ATGGGTAAAGTAATTTCCATTGCCAATCAGAAAGGAGGGGTTGGTAAAACTACTACAGCTATTAACCTTGCTGCCAGCCTTGCAGCGATTGAGCATACTACTTTAATCATAGATATTGATCCCCAGAGCAATACGACTAGCGGATTGGGAATTGAGTCGAAAACAGTAAATAATTCTGTTTATGAAATTATGGTTGGAGGGGTGGAAGCAGAGGATGCAATTCGTGAAACAGAACTTCCTTTTTTAGAGATTATACCTTCCCATATTAATTTGGTAGGGGCTGAAATAGAAATGATAGATCGTGAGCGCCGCGAACGCATCCTGGAAAAAGCGATTAGTGGTTTAGAAGAAAAATATGATTTTATAATTATTGATTGTCCTCCTTCATTGGGGTTGCTTACTATTAATGCTCTGACAGTTTCAGATTCTGTTATAATTCCGGTCCAGTGCGAATATTTCGCCCTAGAAGGATTAGGTCAGTTATTAAACACTATTAAGATCGTACGTCAGCATTTGAATACTGAGCTGGAGATAGAAGGGGTCTTGCTGACGATGTTCGATACGCGCACCCGTTTGTCCGATCAGGTGGCCGATGAAGTAAGGAAATATTTCGAAGATAAAGTTTTTGAGGCGGTAATTGCACGAAATGTGCGGCTGGCAGAAGCGCCAAGCTTCGGCAAACCGGCTTTGTTATATGATTCAACCAGTCGTGGTGCAAAGAACTACCTTGCATTGGCACGTGAGATCATCCATCGGAATAAGAATTTATTTAAAAATAGTCCTGTTTTTGCAAACAGTTAG
- a CDS encoding ParB/RepB/Spo0J family partition protein, giving the protein MASKKVLGRGLGAFFPEYDEDKDQKGEKNQEGAPDKSAYATPEQRVNVVLEVPVDNIRPNPHQPRKEFNEERLRELAQSIEEHGLIQPITVRYIGEKRFELISGERRLRASKLAGIDKLPAYIREVSDDDVISYALIENIQREDLNPIEVAMGYQRLIEEAEFTQAEVAEQVGKNRSTVANMLRLLNLPPFIQAALRDESLSMGHARALLAVEDPEDQKAIFKRIIDKGYSVRKTEKAVKALSKDKEKSTSQSSDDQQSAFLKEISNRLRSKLSTKVNIKSKKNGGEIRIEYYSDEELDRLLELFEKLS; this is encoded by the coding sequence ATGGCATCTAAAAAAGTTTTAGGGCGGGGTCTTGGTGCTTTCTTTCCAGAGTATGATGAAGACAAAGACCAAAAGGGAGAAAAGAATCAGGAGGGTGCGCCGGATAAATCTGCGTACGCTACACCAGAGCAACGTGTAAATGTAGTTTTGGAAGTTCCTGTTGATAATATTCGTCCAAACCCTCATCAACCTCGTAAGGAATTTAATGAAGAACGTCTTCGGGAATTAGCCCAGTCTATTGAAGAACATGGGTTAATACAGCCTATAACAGTACGCTATATCGGTGAAAAGAGGTTTGAGCTGATTAGTGGTGAACGGCGGCTTCGCGCTTCAAAGCTAGCCGGAATTGATAAGCTGCCTGCATATATTCGGGAAGTGAGCGATGATGATGTTATTTCGTACGCTCTTATTGAAAATATTCAGCGGGAAGACCTGAATCCTATTGAAGTAGCTATGGGATATCAGCGTTTAATTGAAGAAGCGGAATTCACTCAGGCAGAAGTTGCTGAACAAGTGGGTAAAAACCGATCTACTGTTGCTAATATGCTTCGACTGCTTAATTTACCGCCTTTTATACAAGCGGCTTTACGTGATGAAAGTCTCTCAATGGGACATGCACGAGCATTGCTTGCGGTTGAGGATCCCGAAGATCAGAAAGCTATTTTTAAAAGAATTATTGATAAAGGATATTCGGTCAGAAAAACGGAGAAAGCAGTTAAGGCATTATCAAAGGACAAAGAGAAGTCAACTTCTCAAAGCTCTGATGACCAACAGAGTGCTTTTTTAAAAGAAATATCAAATAGGCTTCGGAGCAAATTAAGTACCAAGGTCAATATTAAGTCCAAAAAGAATGGTGGTGAAATACGTATTGAATACTATTCGGATGAGGAGCTTGATCGGCTGCTGGAGTTGTTTGAGAAGCTTTCTTAG
- a CDS encoding DUF5683 domain-containing protein: MRSFLSLLVLLLGFVLHASAQQTDNYSSLSIDRLEKSRHLHIDGRIQEQNSANDTLPSPKSVMYKSMIIPGWGQITNKQIWKVPIVYGLLGGLAWYSSDLTKRYHDYRAAYYNLHPQTDEDQRFGPTPDYIPETANLEQLKTIRNTYRNRRDMVYIGIALAYGLNIVDAYVFAHMRSFDVSDDLSMRTRIQPSLTAQATPGVTLSIDFITK; encoded by the coding sequence TTGAGAAGCTTTCTTAGCCTGCTTGTTCTTCTCTTGGGGTTTGTGCTGCACGCATCAGCCCAGCAAACGGACAATTATTCTTCTCTTTCGATAGATCGATTAGAGAAAAGCCGCCATTTGCACATTGATGGTCGCATTCAGGAGCAAAATTCGGCTAATGATACGTTACCATCTCCTAAGAGTGTCATGTACAAATCAATGATCATTCCGGGATGGGGACAGATAACAAATAAACAAATTTGGAAAGTACCTATTGTTTATGGTCTGTTAGGGGGGCTGGCCTGGTATAGCAGTGATCTTACAAAGCGTTATCATGATTATAGAGCAGCTTATTATAATTTGCATCCACAAACAGACGAAGATCAGCGATTTGGACCAACACCTGATTATATTCCGGAAACCGCTAATTTGGAGCAGTTAAAAACCATCAGAAATACCTATCGTAACAGGCGCGATATGGTATATATCGGCATCGCCCTTGCCTATGGTTTAAATATTGTGGATGCATATGTATTTGCACATATGCGCTCCTTTGATGTATCTGATGATTTAAGTATGCGAACGCGTATTCAACCTTCTCTTACTGCTCAGGCAACACCGGGAGTTACACTTTCGATAGATTTTATAACTAAATAG
- a CDS encoding TIGR00730 family Rossman fold protein, whose protein sequence is MTNKKDEKLSVPENFEDTHHDDVWSVFKIMGEFVEGYDKLFKIGPCVSIFGSARTSVEGKYYEMAQYTAQKVTEQGFGVITGGGPGIMEAANKGAQEGEGKSVGLGITLPHEQGLNAFVDNDYVINFHYFFARKVMFVKYAQGFIVFPGGFGTLDEFFEALTLIQTKKVTAFPVVLIGTEYWKGLVDWIENTMIENGTISKGDLDLFHLTDDPDEAVNIICEFYKEHTLQPNF, encoded by the coding sequence ATGACCAATAAAAAAGATGAAAAGTTAAGTGTGCCCGAGAATTTTGAAGACACTCATCACGATGATGTCTGGAGTGTTTTCAAGATTATGGGGGAATTTGTAGAAGGATATGATAAGCTTTTTAAAATTGGCCCCTGTGTTTCTATCTTTGGTTCTGCACGAACGTCAGTAGAAGGGAAATACTATGAGATGGCCCAGTATACTGCACAAAAAGTAACAGAGCAGGGTTTCGGAGTTATAACAGGTGGTGGACCCGGAATTATGGAGGCCGCCAATAAAGGAGCACAAGAAGGAGAAGGGAAATCTGTTGGTCTGGGGATTACTTTGCCCCATGAGCAGGGGTTGAATGCATTTGTGGATAATGATTATGTCATTAACTTTCACTATTTCTTTGCTCGAAAGGTTATGTTTGTTAAATATGCACAGGGATTTATTGTATTTCCGGGTGGGTTTGGAACACTCGATGAGTTTTTTGAAGCATTAACCCTTATCCAAACAAAGAAGGTTACCGCGTTCCCCGTCGTTTTAATAGGAACAGAATATTGGAAGGGATTGGTTGACTGGATTGAAAATACTATGATAGAAAATGGTACCATTTCAAAAGGAGATTTAGACCTCTTTCATCTTACCGACGATCCGGATGAAGCAGTCAATATTATTTGTGAATTTTATAAGGAACATACGTTACAACCCAATTTTTAG
- a CDS encoding tetratricopeptide repeat protein yields the protein MKLLKNSVTTLLLGLFIIGLVSNVNAQDKRKAVETYNQALELMKASEYQQAITQFNNALSQAEALGEEGQDIIERVHNQLPAANFELAKNAYRNFQNDKTISNLDRAIEAFRQAAEVSEEYGNEQIAEKAPNIITQLMYNKALVQYQQKEFETAMATLDEVIERNANYAKAYYQKGIVAKNMDGRSLDEALGFFDKAAEVGNEVGDNQIVTRAQNAAAEELVYQGSQAVQNSNYNQALEYLNRALDYNSESATAYFRLAEAYNGQQNWQQAAEAAQKGLDLSNGGRTDNAKFYFTLGTAYQGMGQKNEACGAFENASYGSFKSSAEHKMEYELKCDS from the coding sequence ATGAAGTTGCTTAAAAATAGCGTTACAACACTGTTACTGGGTCTGTTTATCATTGGCTTAGTTTCAAATGTTAATGCACAAGATAAACGAAAGGCCGTTGAAACTTATAATCAAGCCTTGGAACTCATGAAAGCGAGTGAGTATCAACAGGCTATAACCCAGTTTAATAATGCTCTTTCGCAGGCAGAGGCACTTGGGGAAGAAGGGCAAGACATTATAGAACGGGTGCATAACCAATTGCCGGCTGCTAATTTTGAATTAGCTAAAAATGCATACCGTAATTTCCAGAATGATAAAACAATTAGTAACCTGGACCGGGCTATTGAAGCTTTCCGCCAGGCTGCTGAAGTAAGCGAGGAGTATGGGAATGAACAGATAGCGGAAAAAGCGCCAAATATTATTACCCAACTAATGTACAACAAGGCATTGGTGCAATATCAACAGAAGGAGTTTGAAACGGCAATGGCAACGCTCGATGAAGTAATAGAGCGTAATGCCAATTATGCCAAAGCTTATTACCAGAAAGGTATTGTAGCAAAAAATATGGATGGACGCAGCTTGGACGAGGCCCTTGGTTTCTTTGATAAAGCCGCTGAAGTAGGTAATGAAGTCGGAGATAATCAGATCGTAACTCGTGCTCAAAATGCAGCTGCGGAAGAGCTCGTTTATCAGGGATCTCAGGCTGTACAGAATAGCAATTATAATCAGGCTCTAGAATATTTAAACAGAGCTTTGGATTATAATTCTGAATCAGCAACCGCTTATTTTCGCTTGGCCGAGGCATATAATGGACAGCAAAATTGGCAGCAGGCTGCTGAAGCCGCTCAAAAAGGACTTGATCTCAGCAATGGTGGACGTACCGACAATGCTAAGTTCTATTTTACTTTGGGTACTGCCTACCAGGGAATGGGACAAAAGAACGAAGCCTGCGGCGCCTTCGAAAATGCATCATACGGCTCGTTTAAATCCTCCGCAGAACACAAAATGGAATATGAGCTTAAGTGTGATAGTTAA
- the tkt gene encoding transketolase has product MSQTTTSSLDELCVNTIRTLSMDAVQAAESGHPGMPMGMADAAYVLWTKFLKHDPAHPDWYNRDRFVLSAGHGSMLLYSLLHLTGYDVPLEELKNFRQWGSITPGHPEVHLTPGVETTTGPLGQGFGTGVGMAMAEAHLAAKFNKEGYDITNHFTYGIVSDGDLMEGVSQEAASMAGHMKLGKLIYLYDDNEISIDGSTDLAFTEDVEKRFKANKWHTIKIDGHDHAAVEEAIKEAQSVTDKPSLICCRTHIGFGSPNKQDKSAAHGAPLGEEEIVKTKENLGWENKEKFHVPEDALNHFRKAKEQGAKAYKEWTDSFAEFEKVHSEEAKAFKLAVERQLPDDFESFLPVFEPDEKGVATRKASGTVIQSLAANIPQLIGGSADLTGSTKTWMDDFGIFDSSNYGGKNIHFGVREHAMGAAVNGMALHKGVIPFGATFLIFSDYCRPALRIAALSHIPSIVVFTHDSIGLGEDGPTHQPIEHLASLRAMPNALILRPADANEVAWAWKAALEHTDGPSLLALTRQSLPIFERTDANSAQNTTKGAYILADSEKDQPDVILMGSGSEVQIAMEAKSLLNEEGIDARVVSMPSWELFRKQEDAYKQKVLPKEVTARVSVEAAATFGWQEWVGHEGTALGINHFGASAPYKKIFEEFGLTPERMAEEAQKLIS; this is encoded by the coding sequence ATGAGTCAAACTACTACCAGTTCTTTGGATGAACTTTGCGTCAATACAATAAGAACCCTTTCAATGGATGCCGTACAGGCGGCTGAGTCTGGCCATCCGGGTATGCCTATGGGAATGGCCGACGCTGCTTATGTGCTATGGACAAAATTTCTAAAACATGATCCGGCCCACCCCGATTGGTATAATCGCGACCGTTTTGTTCTTTCAGCGGGTCATGGGTCAATGCTGCTTTATAGCCTGCTTCATCTTACCGGATATGATGTGCCCTTGGAAGAGTTAAAAAACTTTCGCCAGTGGGGAAGCATAACCCCTGGTCATCCAGAAGTACATCTTACTCCAGGTGTTGAAACAACTACTGGTCCGCTGGGACAAGGATTTGGTACGGGAGTAGGTATGGCCATGGCTGAAGCTCATTTAGCAGCGAAGTTTAATAAAGAGGGATATGACATAACTAATCATTTCACCTATGGTATTGTTAGTGATGGTGACTTGATGGAAGGTGTATCGCAAGAAGCAGCTTCCATGGCCGGGCACATGAAGTTGGGCAAACTGATCTACCTTTATGATGATAATGAGATCTCTATCGATGGGAGTACGGATTTGGCTTTTACCGAAGATGTTGAAAAACGCTTTAAAGCAAACAAGTGGCATACTATCAAGATTGATGGCCATGATCATGCTGCTGTAGAAGAAGCCATAAAGGAAGCTCAATCGGTTACTGATAAGCCCTCCTTAATTTGTTGCAGAACTCATATTGGATTTGGTAGTCCGAATAAGCAAGATAAGTCAGCCGCACACGGAGCACCGCTTGGTGAGGAGGAAATAGTAAAGACCAAGGAAAATTTGGGATGGGAGAACAAGGAAAAATTCCATGTACCTGAAGATGCATTGAATCATTTTCGGAAGGCAAAAGAGCAGGGAGCCAAAGCATATAAGGAGTGGACGGATAGCTTTGCAGAATTTGAAAAAGTGCATAGCGAAGAAGCTAAAGCCTTTAAATTAGCTGTTGAACGTCAACTGCCTGATGATTTTGAAAGTTTTTTACCTGTTTTTGAACCGGACGAGAAGGGAGTGGCTACGCGTAAAGCCTCGGGTACTGTGATTCAATCTTTGGCCGCCAATATTCCACAGCTCATCGGAGGTTCAGCAGATCTGACAGGAAGTACCAAAACCTGGATGGATGATTTTGGTATTTTTGATTCTTCAAATTACGGAGGCAAAAATATTCACTTTGGTGTTCGTGAACATGCAATGGGAGCCGCTGTAAATGGAATGGCGCTTCATAAAGGGGTTATACCTTTTGGCGCCACATTCTTAATTTTCTCTGATTATTGCCGACCTGCTCTACGAATAGCCGCCCTGTCTCATATTCCTTCCATAGTTGTTTTTACCCATGACAGTATTGGGCTCGGCGAAGATGGCCCTACCCATCAGCCTATTGAGCATTTGGCGTCTTTGCGTGCTATGCCTAATGCACTGATACTACGTCCCGCTGATGCTAATGAAGTAGCCTGGGCCTGGAAGGCTGCACTGGAGCATACCGATGGTCCTTCCTTGCTGGCATTAACCAGACAAAGTCTGCCGATATTTGAACGTACGGATGCTAATTCCGCCCAAAATACTACTAAGGGAGCGTACATCCTGGCTGATTCCGAAAAAGATCAGCCGGATGTGATCCTGATGGGCAGTGGCTCTGAAGTTCAAATTGCGATGGAAGCCAAATCCCTGCTTAATGAAGAAGGCATTGACGCACGGGTAGTAAGTATGCCATCCTGGGAGCTTTTCCGTAAGCAGGAAGATGCTTATAAACAAAAAGTGCTGCCGAAGGAGGTAACCGCCCGTGTTTCTGTAGAAGCAGCTGCTACTTTTGGCTGGCAGGAATGGGTTGGACATGAAGGTACTGCCCTCGGCATTAATCATTTTGGAGCTTCTGCACCGTATAAGAAGATCTTTGAGGAGTTTGGGCTTACACCAGAGCGAATGGCGGAGGAAGCACAAAAACTTATCTCTTAA